One genomic segment of Ipomoea triloba cultivar NCNSP0323 chromosome 9, ASM357664v1 includes these proteins:
- the LOC116029586 gene encoding uncharacterized protein LOC116029586, protein MAECPYPKVSKNQNDIVQEEAKTKERRFKKDKRKALISDPLESSMSEESSSDESDNSKDNNALFCISISSESTCEDKCLMAHDLEQDEEVWYFDSGCSRHMTGNKSSLVNFKSIEGPKVVFGGNDRYGSTKGIGTIVRNGLKTEDVSYVESLKFNLLSTSQFCDKGYVVEFFKDKCQVKNESTGEVVLEGTRKRNMYVVT, encoded by the exons ATGGCTGAGTGTCCATATCCCAAGGTGagcaaaaatcaaaatgatattgtgcAGGAAGAGGCTAAGACTAAGGAAAGAAGATTTAAAAAGGATAAGAGAAAAGCCTTGATTAGTGATCCCTTGGAATCAAGCATGTCAGAGGAATCTTCAAGTGATGAAAGTGATAACTCTAAGGATAACAATGCATTATTTTGCATTAGTATTTCAAGTGAGTCAACCTGTGAGGACAAGtgcttaatggcgcatgatTTGGAACaagatgag GAAGTatggtacttcgatagtggatgttcaCGGCACATGACTGGAAACAAATCTagtcttgttaatttcaaatccatcgaaggaccaaaagtagtgTTTGGAGGAAACGATCGATATGGTTCAACAAAAGGAATCGGAACGATAGTGCGAAACGGATTGAAAACAGAAGATGTATCCTATGTGGAAAGTCTAAAATTCAACTTGTTgagtacaagtcaattttgtgacaaaggatatGTTGTGGAATTCTTCAAAGACAAATGCCAAGTGAAGAATGAATCAACTGGAGAAGTCGTACTTGAAGGAACGAGAAAGAGAAATATGTACGTTGTGACTTAA